Below is a genomic region from Elusimicrobiota bacterium.
GAAATCAGTGCCTTTCTGGCCGTCGGGGCGGAGCCCGTCCATGCCTAAGGGACGGTGAGGCGCTTGTGGCGGTCGAGGGCTCCGGGGCGTGGGGTGGCGGTGGTTGTTTCACCGGGGGATTCGTCGGAGGCGGCGGCCGAAGGGATTGGTCGGTCCGTGATGGCGGAGCTTCGATCATCGGACGTTGGCAAAATATGCCACCCGAGCAAAAGGGCCGTTGGGATCTTCGAGGAGTGGTTTTCGAAGGCCGTGCCCACCCGTTTTTTTCTCATCGACTCAGCGTTGTTCTTGCCTTTTTTTAGTCTCGGCCCTATGCTAGGGAGTGATTAATAGGCGACATTTGTTGTCAGGATTTACGCTCATCGAGCTAATGCTGGTCGTGGCCATCATCGGTTTGTTGGCGGCCATCGCTATTCCGAAATTCGCCAATTTGGTCACGAAATCCCGGGAGGCGTCTGTTCGGGGCAAGTTGGGGGCGGTTCGCTCCGCGGTCACTCTTTATTACGTCGATATGGACGGCGAGGGGCCGGGGGGGGCCAACAACATCCACATCAATCACCCGGTTTTCGGAAGCGACCTCGTGCCGAAATACCTGGATGAAATCCCGATGATTTCCATTCCGACGGCCCCAACGCACGACGCCGCCAATCGATCCCTGGGACTGGGAACGGCGGATTGGCCCCCCAACCCGGTGGGGCCGGGGAATTGCGCCTACCGCGCCGCTACCTTTTCCGAGCCGAGAACGTTTATCCTCTGCACCCATACGGATACCTCGGGTCGGACGTGGAGCCAGTATTGATCGGCCAACGACTTGAAATTGAGATTTCATGACATCGGTCATTTGCGTTTACGCTCAATCGGGGGCATAATACGAGCGTGAAGCGGATCTCGACGTTCTTGTTGGTGGGCGCCTATGCTTTCGGGGTCTTTGCCCTGCCGGGGAAGGTTTGCCCGTCGGGAGCGGCCGTCGCCGTTCCGGCTTCGGCGGCGAAGGGGCCGCCGTGCCATCGAGCCGCGTCGTCCAAGAAAACCCCTTGCACGGCCATGGTGTGCTGCCTGGTTCCGGAGGCGGAACGATCTTTTGCTCCCGTTCCCGCGCCGCCCGCCCCCGCCTTGGCTTGGGCCGGGCCCGAGACGTTCTCGCCCCCTCCCCCCCTCGCCGGGTTTCTCCCTCGGCTTTTCACTCATCCGCCGCCCGGCCAATCCGCCGGGTTTTTGCTCGCCTTTTCCCTCCGCGCCCCTCCCACCGCCGCCTAACACCGGGCGTCGGGTCTATTTCCTTTCCATCGTTTAACTCCCTTCGCTCCGGGCCTTCGGTCCGGGATCGGCTTCGACCCGTTTGGAGCGTTCAATGAAAAAATGGATTTTGGTGTTATTGTTTTCCACCCCGCCGCTGTTGGGCGCGGGGCCGGACGGTGTATTTCCAACGGTGGACGATCTATTGAATCGGGTGGAGCAATCCAATCCCGAACTCCGGGCGGCCCGGGGGGAAGCCGAAGCGGCCGCGGCCCGGGCCGATCGCGCGGGCGTGTGGCCCAACCCGGTGGTGGGGTTCTCGAAGGAAAAAATCCCCGCGGGGGACCGAATGACCCACTGGCGGGGGGAACAGGAAATTCCTTTCCCCGGGAAACCCACCCAGGAGCGGCGTATGGGGCGCCACGAAGCGGCCTCGGCCGCGGCCCGGGCGCGGTCAAAAACCCTGGAATTCCGGACCGAAGCGCGGGATTTGGCGGCCCAACTGCGACGGTCGGAGGCGGTGACGTCCCTGATTGACCAGGAGATCGAATCTCTGGACGCCCTGGTGGCGTCCCTACGGGCGCGCCTTTCGGCCGGGCGGGGCGGGTCCGGCGGGATGGGGGGGGCGGCGTCCGGCTCTCCGGCGGCGGATTTGTTTTCCCTGGAAGCCGAGCGGGGCCGCATGGAGAACATGCTTCGGGAAGAACGGCAGGAGGGCCGGGCGGCTCGCCTGCGTCTCAACCAGCTGTTGGACCGACCCTTGGACCTGCCCGTCGTCGTGTCGGCGCCGCCGGTTTTGATGCCCCCGGCGCAATCCCTGGAAGCGCTCCTGGAAACATCGAAAACAGATAGCCCCATGTTGGCCCTGGCCCGCCACGAGCGCGGACACGCCCAGGCCCAACGAACCCAGGCGGCCTTGGCCTGGGCCCCGGACCTCGCCGTCATGGTGGACGAGCAAAAAATGGACACCGGCGAATCCGGGCGGGAAGTGGGTGTTTCGTTGTCGGTGCCCCTGTGGATTGCGGGCCCCTGGGCGGACAACCGGGAGGCCCGCCGGCACCGGGACGCGGCGGAGGACGCCGCCCGGGCCATGACGGTGGAGGTGGAACGCCAATTGCGCACGGAACACGCCGAAGTCTTGGCCCGGCTGGAATCGGCCCGCGCCTACGAACAGGCCATCCGCCCGGCGGCCCAAAGCGCCCTGGATCTGGTGCGCCGGCAATACGAAAGCGGGCGGGGGGAATTCGCCCGGGTGTTGGACGCCTTGCGGTCCCGGTTGGCCGTGGAAACCGAATACCAGGAAGCCCTGGCCCAATACGCCAACCACTGGGGCATGCTGGAAGAATGGGCCGGCGCGCCGCTCTCGCCGGCGGCCCGGTGACCCCCATGAATCCACGACGATTCTTTTTCGCCTCGGAGGCGACCATGAAATCATTGCTCCTGATCTTGCTTGGACTTTTCTCTCCCTTGGGTTTCATCGGTTGCCGGGACGCTTCGGGCCCGGCCGCGACGGCCAAGTTGTATCGATGCCCCATGCACCCGACGTACACGTCCCATCGCCCGGGCGAATGCCCCATCTGCCACATGTCCCTGGTGGCGGCCGAACCGGAACCCGCGCCCGCGCCGACGGAGGAAAAAAAGCCCCTGTTCTATCGAAACCCCATGAACCCCGACGTGACGTCGCCCGGTCCCGCCAAAGACGAGATGGGAATGGAATACGTCCCCGTCTACGCTGTCGAATCCTCCTCCGAAGCCGTGGTGCCTGGTCGCGGACCGGTGACCGTGGCGGCCGACAAAGAGCAATGGATCGGTGTCCGGACGGCGCCGGTGGAACGGCGGGATTTGGAAGTGCTCGTCCGCGCCAGCGCCCGGGTGTCCTACGACCCGGACCTCTACGCCGCTTTGGCGGAGCACCGGGAGGCCTTGGCGGCGCGGGACCGCTCCGGCGATCCCGAGGGGCGGTCCCGGGCGGAGTCCCTGGTCCGCGCCTCCCGCCTGCGGCTGGCCCAATTGGGTCTGACCGACAAGCAAATGGACGCCATGTCCAAGCAGGGCGGCGGCGGGCTTCTGGCGGGATCGGGCCCCCGCTGGGTGTACGCCCAGATTTTTGAAGACGAAGCGGCCTTGATTAAACCGGGCCAGCGGGCCGAATTGACTTCGCCCGCCTTTCCGGGCCGGGTGTTGAACGGCCGCGTGGAAGCGGTGGACCGGGTGGTGGACCCGGCCACCCGGACTCTTCGGGCGCGCGTCCTGGTTTCCGATGGGGAAAGTCTCCTTCGACCGGAGATGTTTTTGGAAGCCGTCTTGCACGTGGGCCTGGGTCGCCGCCTGGTGGCGCCCAAGGAAGCCTTGATCGACACGGGAATCCGCCGGCTGGTGTATGTGAAGACGGCGCCCGGGCGCTACGCGCCCCGGGAAGTGACCACGGGCCGCGAGGGGGAAAACGACGTGGAAGTGTTGACCGGGCTGGAAGCGGGCGAGACCGTGGCGGCCTCGGGCAACTTCCTGCTGGATTCCGAGTCGCGTCTCAAATCCGTCGTGAGCGACGGGAAAGCGCGCTAAGCCATGATTGAAAAAATCATCGAGTGGTCGGCGCGCAACAAATACCTTGTCCTGCTGTTGACCGGGGTGGCGGGCCTGGGGGCCTGGGTCGCCCTTCACCGCGTGCCCCTGGACGCCATTCCGGACCTCTCCGACACCCAGGTCATCGTTTATTCGAAATGGGACCGAAGCCCGGACATCATCGAAGACCAAGTGACCTACCCCATCGTGGCGTCGCTCTTGGGCGCTCCGAAAATCAAGGCCGTGCGGGGGTTCTCGGACTTCGGATTCTCCTACGTCTACATCATCTTCCAGGATGGCACCGACCTCTACTGGGCCCGAAGCCGCGTGTTGGAATATTTGTCCAAAATCCAGCCGCGCTTGCCGGAAGGCGTCAAGACCGAGCTCGGCCCCGACGCCACCGGCGTGGGGTGGGTGTATCAATACGCCCTGGTCGATAAATCCGGCGAACACGACCTGGCCCAACTCCGGGGGTTTCAGGACTGGACCCTCCGGTATTGGCTTCAATCCGTCCCCGGGGTCGCCGAGGTGGCTTCCATCGGCGGGTTTCAAAAACAATATCAGGTGAACGTCAATCCCAACGCCCTGGCCTCCTACGGCATTCCCTTGATGAAATTGGTGGAAGCGGTCCGGGAGGGCAACAACGACGTGGGCGCGCGATTGGTGGAATTCGCCGGGGCCGAGTACATGGTGCGGGGCCGGGGGTACGCCCAGAGCGTCTCCGACATCGAGAACATCGCCGTCGGTCTCGGCATGGACGGCACGCCCGTCCTGGTCAAAAACGTGGCCCGCGTGGTCCTGGGCCCGGACATGCGCCGCGGCGTGGCGGATTTGGACGGCTTGGGGGAAACCGTCGGCGGCATCGTCGTCATGCGCCAGGGGGAAAACGCCCTGAACGTCATCGAGCGCGTGAAAGCCAAAATCGCGGACATTCGTCCGTCGTTACCAAAAGGCATGGAGATTGTCACGACCTATGACCGGTCGGATTTGATCAAACGCGCCATTCACACCTTGACCCACGAACTGACCTTGGAAATGATCATCGTAAGCTTGGTGATCCTCTTTTTCCTCTGGCACATCCCCTCGGCCCTGGTGCCCATCCTCACCATCCCGGTGTCGGTGCTCCTGGCTTTCATCCCCATGTATTTCCTGGGGTTGACGACCAACATCATGTCCCTGGCCGGGATCGCCATTTCCATCGGGGTCCTGGTGGACGGCGCCATCGTCGAGGTGGAAAACGCCTACAAGCGGCTTGAGGAATGGAACGCCGGAGGCCGCCGGGGGGACTTCCACGAAGTGCGGCTCAAGGCCCTGAAAGAAGTCGGCCCCTCGGTCTTTTTCTCGCTTCTGGTGATCGCCGTGGCGTTTTTGCCGGTGTTCACCCTGGTGGACCAGGAGGGACGCTTGTTTAAACCCCTCGCCTACACCAAGAACCTGGCCATGGCCATCGCCGCGCTTTTGGCGGTGACCTTGGACCCGGCCCTTCGAATGATGTTTGCCCGCATGGACCCCGTTCATTTCAAGCCCCGGTGGTTCTCCAATATCTGGAACGCCGTGACCGTCGGGCGTTACTACGCCGAGGAAAAACACCCCGTGAGCCGGATCCTTTTCAAGATCTACGAACCGGCCTGCCGGTGGGTGTTGCGCTATCCCCGGCGAACCATCGCGGGAGCGTTTCTGTTGGTGGCCGCGACCGTGCCCGTCTATTTCCGACTGGGCACGGAGTTCATGCCTCCCTTAAACGAAGAAGTGCTCCTCTACATGCCCACGACCATGCCGGGCCTCTCCGTCACCGAGGCCCAGCGCCTGCTTCAAACCCAGGACAAAATTCTGAAGGGGTTCCCGGAGGTGGAGCGGGTCTTCGGCAAGGCCGGACGGGCCGACACCGCCACGGACCCCGCCCCCTTCTCCATGATGGAAACCACGGTGGTTTTGAAACCCCGGGACCAATGGCGTCCCAAAGACCGCTGGCATTCCTTTTTGCCGGGGATTCTGAAAGCCCCTTTCCGGCGATTCTGGCCGGACCGGATGTCCCAGGAGGAGTTGGTCCGGGAAATGGACGAGGCCCTGCGCCTGCCCGGCACCGTCAACGCCTGGACCATGCCCATCAAAGCCCGGATCGACATGCTCACCACCGGCGTTCGAACCCCGGTGGGGGTTAAAGTCTTCGGGGCCGATTTGAAGGTCATCGAAAAGATCGGCCAGCGGCTGGAGGAAATTCTTTCCCCCGTGCCCGGCACCCGAAGCGTGTACGCGGAGCGGACCGCGGGCGGCTACTTTTTGGACGTCGCCCTTCGGCGGGACCGCCTGGCCCGTTACGGCCTGACCGTCCAGGAAGCCCAGATGGTCCTGATGTCGGCCGTGGGCGGCGAACCCGTGACGACCACCGTGGAGGGGCGCGAACGTTATTCGGTCAACGTCCGCTACGCCCGGGAATACCGGGACGACCTGCCCAAACTGCGGCGAGTGCTGGTCCCCACCATGTCGGGGGCCCAGGTGCCCCTGGGGCAGTTGGCCGACATATCCCTGGTGGACGGGCCTTCCATGATCCGGGACGAAAACGGCCTGCTTTCCGGTT
It encodes:
- a CDS encoding TolC family protein, with translation MKKWILVLLFSTPPLLGAGPDGVFPTVDDLLNRVEQSNPELRAARGEAEAAAARADRAGVWPNPVVGFSKEKIPAGDRMTHWRGEQEIPFPGKPTQERRMGRHEAASAAARARSKTLEFRTEARDLAAQLRRSEAVTSLIDQEIESLDALVASLRARLSAGRGGSGGMGGAASGSPAADLFSLEAERGRMENMLREERQEGRAARLRLNQLLDRPLDLPVVVSAPPVLMPPAQSLEALLETSKTDSPMLALARHERGHAQAQRTQAALAWAPDLAVMVDEQKMDTGESGREVGVSLSVPLWIAGPWADNREARRHRDAAEDAARAMTVEVERQLRTEHAEVLARLESARAYEQAIRPAAQSALDLVRRQYESGRGEFARVLDALRSRLAVETEYQEALAQYANHWGMLEEWAGAPLSPAAR
- a CDS encoding efflux RND transporter periplasmic adaptor subunit codes for the protein MKSLLLILLGLFSPLGFIGCRDASGPAATAKLYRCPMHPTYTSHRPGECPICHMSLVAAEPEPAPAPTEEKKPLFYRNPMNPDVTSPGPAKDEMGMEYVPVYAVESSSEAVVPGRGPVTVAADKEQWIGVRTAPVERRDLEVLVRASARVSYDPDLYAALAEHREALAARDRSGDPEGRSRAESLVRASRLRLAQLGLTDKQMDAMSKQGGGGLLAGSGPRWVYAQIFEDEAALIKPGQRAELTSPAFPGRVLNGRVEAVDRVVDPATRTLRARVLVSDGESLLRPEMFLEAVLHVGLGRRLVAPKEALIDTGIRRLVYVKTAPGRYAPREVTTGREGENDVEVLTGLEAGETVAASGNFLLDSESRLKSVVSDGKAR
- a CDS encoding efflux RND transporter permease subunit, producing MIEKIIEWSARNKYLVLLLTGVAGLGAWVALHRVPLDAIPDLSDTQVIVYSKWDRSPDIIEDQVTYPIVASLLGAPKIKAVRGFSDFGFSYVYIIFQDGTDLYWARSRVLEYLSKIQPRLPEGVKTELGPDATGVGWVYQYALVDKSGEHDLAQLRGFQDWTLRYWLQSVPGVAEVASIGGFQKQYQVNVNPNALASYGIPLMKLVEAVREGNNDVGARLVEFAGAEYMVRGRGYAQSVSDIENIAVGLGMDGTPVLVKNVARVVLGPDMRRGVADLDGLGETVGGIVVMRQGENALNVIERVKAKIADIRPSLPKGMEIVTTYDRSDLIKRAIHTLTHELTLEMIIVSLVILFFLWHIPSALVPILTIPVSVLLAFIPMYFLGLTTNIMSLAGIAISIGVLVDGAIVEVENAYKRLEEWNAGGRRGDFHEVRLKALKEVGPSVFFSLLVIAVAFLPVFTLVDQEGRLFKPLAYTKNLAMAIAALLAVTLDPALRMMFARMDPVHFKPRWFSNIWNAVTVGRYYAEEKHPVSRILFKIYEPACRWVLRYPRRTIAGAFLLVAATVPVYFRLGTEFMPPLNEEVLLYMPTTMPGLSVTEAQRLLQTQDKILKGFPEVERVFGKAGRADTATDPAPFSMMETTVVLKPRDQWRPKDRWHSFLPGILKAPFRRFWPDRMSQEELVREMDEALRLPGTVNAWTMPIKARIDMLTTGVRTPVGVKVFGADLKVIEKIGQRLEEILSPVPGTRSVYAERTAGGYFLDVALRRDRLARYGLTVQEAQMVLMSAVGGEPVTTTVEGRERYSVNVRYAREYRDDLPKLRRVLVPTMSGAQVPLGQLADISLVDGPSMIRDENGLLSGYVYVDLAGRDVGGYVEEAKKAVREKLDLPAGYALVWSGQYENMLRVRERLKIVVPVTLFLIFLLLYMNTRSTAKAGLVMLAVPFSMIGAVWYLWLLGYNVSIAVWVGIIALLGLDAETGVFMLLFLDLSHDEAARAGRLRNAAELDEAIVHGAVKRVRPKMMTVAAAMMGLLPLMWSTGTGADMMKRVAAPMIGGLVTSFILELLVYPAVYKMWKGKSFKA